The following proteins come from a genomic window of Actinopolyspora saharensis:
- a CDS encoding ABC transporter permease: MGSVGAEFLKLKRSLSWAVVLLLPTVAIVTGTATTLASGHPLEDGWHTLWMRVVVFYGLFPLAIGVATLASLVWRVEHQGGNWNALMSRSVPSAHVVLGKLSVLAVLAAAMQVVLVAGVVVVGELVFALPGTLPARYLPASVVIVLACLPVAALQSGLSMLMRSFAAPVAVALPGAAAGVLLLMTGLEVPATVLPYGLLGRATQLGTGMFIDGGAVTAGAVTTSAAAALVLTAAITAATASLLDRLDIR; encoded by the coding sequence GTGGGCTCGGTTGGCGCCGAATTCCTCAAACTGAAACGTTCCCTGAGCTGGGCGGTGGTGCTGCTGCTTCCGACAGTGGCGATCGTCACCGGAACGGCCACCACGCTCGCCTCCGGACACCCCCTCGAGGACGGCTGGCACACCCTGTGGATGCGGGTGGTGGTCTTCTACGGCCTGTTCCCGCTGGCCATCGGCGTGGCCACGCTGGCCTCGCTGGTGTGGCGGGTCGAACACCAGGGCGGCAACTGGAACGCGCTGATGAGCCGGTCTGTCCCGAGCGCGCACGTGGTGCTCGGCAAGCTGAGCGTGCTGGCCGTGCTCGCGGCAGCGATGCAGGTGGTGCTGGTGGCGGGCGTGGTCGTGGTCGGCGAGCTGGTGTTCGCGCTCCCCGGGACGCTACCGGCCCGGTACCTGCCTGCCAGCGTGGTCATCGTGCTGGCATGCCTGCCGGTGGCGGCCCTGCAGTCCGGGCTGTCGATGCTCATGCGGTCCTTCGCCGCCCCCGTCGCCGTGGCGCTGCCCGGGGCGGCCGCAGGGGTGCTGCTGCTGATGACCGGGCTCGAAGTCCCAGCGACGGTGCTGCCCTACGGCCTGCTCGGCCGGGCCACCCAGCTGGGAACCGGCATGTTCATCGACGGCGGAGCCGTCACCGCCGGTGCCGTGACCACCAGCGCGGCGGCCGCCCTCGTGCTCACCGCTGCGATCACCGCCGCGACTGCCTCCCTGCTGGACCGTCTCGACATCCGCTGA
- a CDS encoding ABC transporter permease, whose translation MTGRAVANEFAKMRRLRVVPVAVAMVLGVVALSCQGLTGPDFAEHPWRSLLASMSLAVSLLSPVLLAVLASRPVDIEHRGNGWLLSQTSGLSPGELCRAKCAATGAVVVGATLLQSGLVGALGELAGTTAAFPVRQWLGYTAAIVIINLVLFALHLLLAARLSNQLVGLGLGVLGLFLTVTGSVLPAWLAHFLPPWGYYALVSPVEYRGENMVWLTPAYPSTLALGIAGGAVFLLLTRLFDRQEA comes from the coding sequence GTGACGGGACGAGCCGTGGCGAACGAGTTCGCCAAGATGCGCCGCCTTCGCGTGGTGCCCGTCGCGGTCGCGATGGTGCTCGGGGTCGTCGCGCTGTCGTGCCAGGGGCTGACCGGCCCGGACTTCGCCGAGCACCCCTGGCGCTCGTTGCTCGCGAGCATGTCGCTGGCCGTGTCGCTGCTCTCACCCGTCCTGCTGGCGGTGCTGGCCAGCCGACCGGTCGACATCGAGCACCGGGGCAACGGCTGGCTGCTGTCCCAGACCTCGGGGCTGAGCCCGGGTGAACTGTGCCGGGCCAAGTGCGCGGCCACCGGCGCGGTCGTGGTGGGAGCGACCCTGCTGCAGAGCGGTCTGGTTGGCGCGCTCGGCGAGCTGGCCGGGACCACGGCCGCTTTCCCCGTCCGGCAGTGGCTCGGCTACACCGCCGCGATCGTGATCATCAACCTGGTGCTCTTCGCGCTGCACCTGCTGCTGGCGGCCCGCCTCAGCAACCAGCTGGTGGGCCTGGGACTCGGGGTACTGGGCCTGTTCCTGACCGTGACCGGCTCAGTGCTGCCCGCCTGGCTCGCCCACTTCCTCCCCCCGTGGGGCTACTACGCACTCGTCTCCCCCGTCGAGTACCGCGGCGAGAACATGGTCTGGCTGACCCCGGCGTATCCGAGCACGCTCGCCCTCGGCATCGCAGGCGGGGCCGTGTTCCTGCTGCTCACCCGCCTGTTCGACCGTCAGGAGGCCTGA
- a CDS encoding ABC transporter ATP-binding protein gives MISTHALGKQYGNRAVVEGLDLHVPRGCVYGFLGPNGSGKSTTMKMLLSLVRPTTGEIRVMGRPVQRSTRRELLAHIGSLIESPPAYGHLTGRENMRLVRRLLNLTDDQITRAVRTVRLHDQLDKRVRDYSLGMKQRLGIAMALAREPRLLILDEPTNGLDPAGIDEIRRLLTQLAENGTTVMVSSHLLGEIDRTAGVLGILGNGRLLFQGTREQLFARSTPDVLIDTPEPHRAATLTADRHPARVDGASVRLSGLDDQATATVVARLARADVDIYGVRRQTQSLEDVFMALTGEGGL, from the coding sequence ATGATCAGCACCCACGCCCTGGGCAAGCAGTACGGAAATCGTGCGGTGGTCGAGGGGTTGGACCTGCACGTCCCGCGCGGATGCGTGTACGGCTTCCTGGGGCCCAACGGCTCGGGCAAGTCGACCACGATGAAGATGCTGCTGTCGCTGGTGCGCCCCACAACCGGCGAGATCCGCGTCATGGGCCGCCCCGTGCAGCGCTCGACCCGCCGCGAACTGCTGGCCCACATCGGTTCGCTCATCGAGTCCCCGCCCGCCTACGGCCACCTCACCGGCCGGGAGAACATGCGCCTGGTGCGGCGGCTGCTGAACCTCACCGACGACCAGATCACCCGGGCGGTGCGCACCGTGCGGCTGCACGACCAGCTCGACAAACGGGTCCGCGACTACTCGCTGGGCATGAAGCAGCGGCTGGGCATCGCGATGGCGCTGGCCCGCGAGCCGCGCCTGCTGATCCTCGACGAGCCCACCAACGGTCTCGACCCGGCCGGCATCGACGAGATCCGCCGGCTGCTCACCCAGCTGGCCGAGAACGGGACCACGGTGATGGTCTCCAGCCACCTGCTGGGCGAGATCGACCGGACGGCCGGCGTGCTCGGCATCCTCGGCAACGGGCGCCTGCTGTTCCAGGGAACACGGGAACAGCTGTTCGCCCGCTCCACCCCCGACGTGCTGATCGACACGCCCGAGCCCCACCGAGCGGCCACGCTGACAGCGGACAGGCACCCGGCCCGCGTCGACGGCGCATCCGTGCGGCTGTCCGGGCTGGACGACCAGGCCACCGCCACCGTGGTGGCCCGTCTCGCCCGCGCCGATGTCGACATCTACGGCGTGCGCCGACAGACCCAGTCGCTGGAGGACGTGTTCATGGCCCTCACCGGGGAGGGAGGCCTGTGA
- a CDS encoding phosphatase PAP2 family protein — translation MSRAEIGEARMATTGRGRYAVVPAAAVVPTAAAARQEPVVPTAAAARQEPVGESTGSSGIVDVPDVSAEWYLEIVDLTRSTPSWLWELAALFTEAVVGLFAVMLLLVWWRARKRGAAVMARALLAPAGVVLAYLASEFSKTLLRAPRPCHTFPDFEIPAECPPASDWAFPSNHATVAGAVAVGVLLAWHRLGIPTALLSALGACSRVFVGVHYPHDVLVGVLLGGLVASVVVVALSRAVSPLVVRLRERRGFGVLLGAGEVAEVGAARPRRQHSAVE, via the coding sequence GTGTCCAGGGCGGAGATCGGAGAGGCTCGCATGGCGACGACGGGACGTGGGCGGTACGCGGTGGTGCCGGCCGCGGCGGTGGTTCCGACGGCGGCCGCGGCGCGGCAGGAGCCGGTGGTTCCGACGGCGGCCGCGGCGCGGCAGGAGCCGGTGGGGGAGTCGACCGGTTCCTCCGGCATCGTGGACGTGCCGGACGTCAGTGCCGAGTGGTATCTCGAGATCGTCGATCTCACCCGCTCGACCCCTTCCTGGCTGTGGGAGCTCGCCGCCCTGTTCACCGAGGCGGTGGTGGGGCTGTTCGCGGTGATGCTGCTGCTGGTCTGGTGGCGGGCCCGGAAGCGCGGGGCCGCGGTGATGGCGCGTGCGCTCCTGGCTCCGGCGGGGGTGGTGCTCGCCTACCTGGCCAGCGAGTTCTCGAAGACGCTGCTGCGGGCGCCGCGTCCGTGTCACACCTTCCCCGATTTCGAGATCCCCGCGGAGTGTCCTCCCGCGAGTGATTGGGCGTTTCCGAGCAACCACGCGACCGTGGCCGGGGCCGTGGCGGTGGGGGTGCTGCTGGCCTGGCACCGGCTCGGGATTCCGACGGCTCTGCTGTCCGCGCTGGGGGCCTGCTCCCGCGTGTTCGTCGGGGTGCACTATCCGCACGACGTTCTGGTCGGGGTGCTGCTCGGTGGTCTCGTGGCATCCGTCGTGGTGGTGGCGTTGAGCCGGGCGGTCTCCCCGCTCGTGGTGCGCCTGCGCGAGCGGCGCGGGTTCGGTGTCCTGCTCGGGGCGGGGGAGGTCGCGGAGGTGGGTGCAGCGCGACCACGTCGGCAGCACTCCGCGGTGGAGTAG
- a CDS encoding sensor histidine kinase, giving the protein MRDSVSQAVGAVLGPLPAEPWSARRVLRDLVLWAATAAPFAFDLARRGLPAVVIGVVLTAYVVLSCRRLPVAALLVAVLAALVDWRYVLALALAGQVAGRRTSDERVTPAVFALAVVGGSATVLSLGLDPYDWALRVGGSVVFGLFPWLVGVYRKQREALVRAGWERAARLEEQQRIVADQARLRERARLAHDMHDFLGHHLSLAALHAGALEVAEGISEQHAAKAGELRSSIATATEQLREITSVLRDESDPLPVAPADGSVRALVDSAAAAGVDVRLEGEQELGGLESMRYRAVHRMVQEALTNAAKHAPGAAVCVRVSVLPEALEVRVVNGPATEPAREHARGSKGLVGLRERAKLSGGTLESGPVDGGGFAVAMRLPHEPGRVPDGSEDGERVSEAERDFRRASGRARRSLLAAVLGPTVAGTLLVLTLMGIYAYDTYTSVLTPEEYRGISVGESRPALGGVLPEREIPERGTGSPPPRPRGADCAYYRSTAGFLPADFDIYRLCFRDGRLVDKDVLEH; this is encoded by the coding sequence GTGCGTGATTCGGTGTCCCAGGCGGTCGGAGCCGTCCTCGGCCCGCTGCCCGCCGAGCCGTGGTCGGCCCGGCGTGTCCTGCGCGATCTGGTGCTGTGGGCGGCGACCGCGGCGCCGTTCGCGTTCGACCTCGCCCGGCGGGGGCTGCCCGCCGTGGTGATCGGCGTGGTGCTGACCGCCTACGTGGTGCTGTCCTGCCGTCGTCTGCCGGTCGCCGCGCTGCTGGTGGCGGTGCTCGCGGCGCTGGTCGACTGGCGCTACGTGCTCGCGCTGGCCCTGGCCGGTCAGGTCGCGGGGCGGCGCACGAGTGACGAACGGGTGACCCCGGCGGTCTTCGCGCTGGCCGTGGTGGGCGGTTCGGCGACGGTGCTCTCCCTCGGTCTCGATCCTTACGACTGGGCGTTGCGCGTGGGCGGCTCGGTGGTGTTCGGGCTGTTCCCGTGGTTGGTGGGGGTGTATCGCAAGCAGCGGGAGGCCCTGGTGCGCGCGGGCTGGGAGCGCGCCGCGCGGTTGGAGGAGCAGCAGCGCATCGTGGCCGACCAGGCTCGACTGCGGGAGCGGGCTCGCCTCGCCCACGACATGCACGACTTCCTCGGGCACCACCTGAGCCTGGCCGCGCTGCACGCGGGAGCGCTGGAGGTGGCGGAGGGCATCTCCGAGCAGCACGCCGCGAAGGCCGGGGAGCTGCGGTCGAGCATCGCCACGGCCACCGAGCAGCTGCGCGAGATCACCAGCGTGCTGCGTGACGAGAGCGATCCGCTGCCGGTGGCCCCGGCCGACGGGAGCGTGCGTGCTCTGGTGGACAGCGCGGCGGCTGCCGGCGTCGACGTGCGGCTGGAGGGTGAGCAGGAGCTGGGCGGGTTGGAGTCGATGCGCTACCGGGCCGTGCACCGGATGGTGCAGGAGGCGTTGACCAACGCGGCCAAGCACGCGCCGGGTGCGGCGGTGTGCGTGCGGGTGTCCGTGCTGCCCGAGGCGTTGGAGGTCCGGGTCGTCAACGGTCCCGCGACCGAGCCTGCTCGGGAGCATGCGCGAGGGAGCAAGGGGCTGGTCGGGCTGCGGGAGCGGGCCAAGTTGTCGGGGGGAACGCTCGAGTCCGGTCCGGTGGACGGCGGCGGGTTCGCGGTGGCCATGCGGCTGCCGCACGAGCCGGGACGTGTTCCGGACGGCTCCGAGGACGGGGAACGGGTCTCGGAGGCCGAGCGGGACTTCCGCCGGGCCAGTGGCCGGGCTCGGCGCAGTCTGCTGGCGGCGGTGCTGGGGCCGACGGTGGCGGGCACGCTGCTCGTGCTGACCCTGATGGGGATCTACGCCTACGACACCTACACCTCGGTGTTGACTCCGGAGGAGTACCGCGGGATCAGCGTGGGCGAGTCCCGTCCGGCGTTGGGCGGGGTGCTGCCCGAGCGTGAGATTCCCGAGCGCGGTACCGGTTCACCACCTCCGAGGCCGCGCGGTGCCGACTGCGCGTACTATCGGTCCACGGCGGGGTTTTTACCCGCCGACTTCGACATCTACCGGCTCTGCTTCCGGGACGGGCGGCTGGTCGACAAGGACGTGCTCGAGCACTGA
- a CDS encoding response regulator: protein MIRVLLVDDEAVVRAGVRAILASDAEIEVVAEAGDGRQAVELAREHRPDVVLLDIRMPELDGLTAGAEIRRVVPETAVVMLTTFSEDSYIARALSDGASGFLLKSGDPRELVAGVRAVADGAAFLSPKVAHRVITELSVGDPGGRMSRRSAALERIEPLAERERAVLALVGQGLSNAEIATRLHVVEGTVKSYVSTVLSRLDVRNRVEAAILAHEAGIVNRSG, encoded by the coding sequence TTGATCCGGGTGCTGCTCGTCGACGACGAGGCCGTGGTCCGTGCCGGGGTGCGGGCGATCCTCGCGTCCGACGCGGAGATCGAGGTGGTGGCCGAGGCCGGTGACGGACGGCAGGCCGTGGAGCTGGCGCGCGAACACCGTCCCGATGTGGTTCTGCTGGACATCCGCATGCCCGAGCTGGACGGCCTCACCGCGGGAGCCGAGATTCGTCGGGTGGTGCCGGAGACGGCGGTGGTGATGCTGACGACCTTTTCGGAGGACTCCTACATTGCCCGGGCTCTGAGTGACGGGGCGAGCGGGTTCCTGCTGAAGTCCGGGGACCCGCGCGAGCTCGTCGCGGGGGTGCGGGCCGTGGCCGACGGTGCCGCCTTCCTGTCCCCGAAGGTGGCGCACCGGGTGATCACGGAGCTGAGCGTGGGCGATCCGGGGGGTCGGATGTCGCGGCGCTCCGCCGCGCTGGAGCGGATCGAGCCGTTGGCCGAGCGGGAGCGCGCGGTGCTGGCGCTGGTCGGGCAGGGACTGTCGAACGCGGAGATCGCGACTCGGTTGCACGTGGTCGAGGGCACGGTCAAGAGCTACGTGAGCACCGTTCTGAGCAGGCTCGACGTCCGCAACCGGGTGGAGGCCGCGATCCTGGCCCACGAGGCCGGGATCGTGAACCGGTCGGGCTGA
- the rhaI gene encoding L-rhamnose isomerase — MTVPPRFDEITDTLARQSIELPSWALGNSGTRFKVFGTPGTPRNTHEKIADAAKVHEMTGLAPTVALHIPWDDVGDFAELKAHAEGLGVELGTINANTFQDEDYKFGSLTHSDPAIRRKAIDHHFRCIDIMHATGSTDLKIWLADGTNYPGQDSLRARQDRLAESLAEIYERLDAHQRLVLEYKFFEPAFYHTDVPDWGTSYAQVSALGDRALTCLDTGHHAPGTNIEFIVMQLMRLGKLGSFDFNSRFYADDDLIVGAADPFQLFRILHEVIANGGLDADSPVRFMLDQCHNIEEKIPGQIRSVLNVQEMTARALLVDRAALEKAQAEHNVLGANEVLMDAFQTDVRPALAQWRASRGLPAEPMRAYAESGHQQYLAEQRVGGAQAGWG; from the coding sequence ATGACCGTGCCGCCTCGCTTCGACGAGATCACCGACACGCTCGCCCGTCAGTCCATCGAACTGCCCAGCTGGGCGCTCGGCAACTCCGGCACCCGCTTCAAGGTGTTCGGCACCCCCGGAACCCCGCGCAACACGCACGAGAAGATCGCCGACGCCGCCAAGGTGCACGAGATGACCGGGCTCGCACCGACCGTGGCGCTGCACATCCCGTGGGACGACGTCGGGGACTTCGCCGAGCTCAAGGCCCACGCCGAAGGTCTCGGAGTCGAGCTGGGCACGATCAACGCCAACACGTTCCAGGACGAGGACTACAAGTTCGGCAGCCTCACCCACTCCGACCCCGCGATCCGGCGCAAGGCCATCGACCACCACTTCCGGTGCATCGACATCATGCACGCCACCGGATCGACCGACCTCAAGATCTGGCTGGCCGACGGGACGAACTACCCCGGCCAGGACTCCCTGCGGGCGCGCCAGGACCGGCTCGCCGAGTCGCTGGCCGAGATCTACGAGCGGCTCGATGCGCACCAGCGGCTCGTGCTGGAGTACAAGTTCTTCGAACCGGCCTTCTACCACACCGACGTCCCCGACTGGGGGACCTCCTACGCGCAGGTCAGCGCGCTCGGCGACCGGGCGCTGACCTGCCTGGACACCGGCCACCACGCGCCGGGCACCAACATCGAGTTCATCGTCATGCAGCTGATGCGGCTGGGCAAGCTCGGCTCGTTCGACTTCAACTCGCGCTTCTACGCCGATGACGACCTGATCGTCGGCGCGGCTGACCCGTTCCAGCTGTTCCGCATCCTGCACGAGGTCATCGCGAACGGTGGGCTCGACGCGGACTCCCCGGTGCGCTTCATGCTCGACCAGTGCCACAACATCGAGGAGAAGATCCCCGGCCAGATCCGCTCGGTGCTCAACGTGCAGGAGATGACCGCACGCGCGCTGCTGGTCGACCGGGCCGCCCTCGAGAAGGCGCAGGCCGAGCACAACGTGCTCGGGGCGAACGAGGTGCTCATGGACGCCTTCCAGACCGACGTCCGCCCCGCCCTGGCGCAGTGGCGCGCCTCGCGCGGACTGCCCGCCGAACCGATGCGCGCCTACGCCGAGTCCGGCCACCAGCAGTACCTGGCCGAGCAGCGCGTCGGCGGCGCGCAGGCCGGCTGGGGCTGA
- a CDS encoding L-rhamnose mutarotase: MTRVCFQLWIDPNRLDEYRSRHAAVWPEMLRELEASGRRNYSLFLRPDGLLIGYYETDSATASDAHLAQSRVAAIWEEYMADLFVGQHGRADQSATTLEEVFHLEDQLAELDGSPPHASTTPALDDSDPNEGER; the protein is encoded by the coding sequence ATGACCCGCGTGTGCTTCCAGCTGTGGATCGACCCGAACCGCCTCGACGAGTACCGCAGCCGCCACGCGGCCGTGTGGCCCGAGATGCTGCGCGAGCTCGAGGCCTCGGGGCGGCGCAACTACTCGCTGTTCCTGCGCCCGGACGGGCTGCTGATCGGCTACTACGAGACGGACTCCGCGACCGCTTCGGACGCCCACCTCGCGCAATCGCGGGTGGCCGCGATCTGGGAGGAGTACATGGCCGACCTCTTCGTCGGCCAGCACGGACGCGCCGACCAGAGCGCGACCACCCTCGAGGAGGTCTTCCACCTCGAGGACCAGCTCGCCGAGCTCGACGGGTCCCCTCCGCACGCGAGCACCACACCGGCGCTCGACGACTCCGATCCGAACGAAGGAGAACGATGA